CGCCGCCGCCGGCCTCGCCGTCGCCCAGGTCGTCGTCAACGCCGGCGCCCTCACCTGAGCCGTCGGCGCGCCGCCCCCGTTTCTGTCACACCCCGCCTCTACCGTGCTCGGCATGGCATCGAGGACGGCCGCCCGGCCCGCGTACCGCTGCACCGAGTGCGGCCAGACGACCGCGCGCTGGGTCGGCCGCTGCCCCGAGTGCCAGGCGTGGGGGTCGGTGAGCGAGGTCGGCGCCGCCGTCGTCCGCGCCGTCCGCCCCGGCCCCGTCACCAACGCCGCCGTCCCCATCGGCGAGGTCGACGTCACTGCCGCGGCCGCGCGGCCCACCGGCGTCGCCGAGCTCGACCGCGTCCTCGGCGGCGGGCTCGTCCCCGGTGCCGTCTGCCTCCTCGCCGGCGAGCCGGGCGTGGGCAAGTCCACGCTGCTGCTCGAGGTCGCGCACCGGTGGGCGCGGCCGGGGTCGCGGGCGCTGATCGTGTCCGGGGAGGAGTCGGCGTCGCAGGTCCGGCTGCGCGCCGGCCGCACCGCCGCGCTCTCGCCCGACCTGTACCTCGCCAGCGAGACCGACCTCGCCGCCGTCCTCGGCCACGTCGACGCAGTCGCGCCGACGCTGCTCGTCGTCGACTCCATCCAGACCGTCGCGCACCCCGAGGTCGACGGCGGCGCCGGCGGCGTCACCCAGGTGCGCGAGTGCGCGGCGGCGTTGATCAAGGTGGCCAAGGAGCGCGACATCGCGGTCGTCCTCGTCGGCCACGTCACCAAGGACGGCGCCATCGCCGGGCCGCGCGTGCTCGAGCACCTGGTCGACGTCGTCCTGCACTTCGAGGGCG
This genomic window from Mycobacteriales bacterium contains:
- the radA gene encoding DNA repair protein RadA — encoded protein: MASRTAARPAYRCTECGQTTARWVGRCPECQAWGSVSEVGAAVVRAVRPGPVTNAAVPIGEVDVTAAAARPTGVAELDRVLGGGLVPGAVCLLAGEPGVGKSTLLLEVAHRWARPGSRALIVSGEESASQVRLRAGRTAALSPDLYLASETDLAAVLGHVDAVAPTLLVVDSIQTVAHPEVDGGAGGVTQVRECAAALIKVAKERDIAVVLVGHVTKDGAIAGPRVLEHLVDVVLHFEGDRHASLRLVRAVKNRFGPADEVGCFELGDAGIVGLPDPSGLFLSHNAEPVPGTCVTISVEGRRPLVAEVQALAVPTTAGYPRRTASGLDTSRLAMLLAVLERRAGTVLKDYDVYASTVGGVRLQEPAIDLALALALAGAKSNLPPPAGVVAIGEVGLAGDVRRVSAVARRLSEAARLGFTRALVPAGSAVTAPAGLTVTEVDTLGRALAAAR